In Carya illinoinensis cultivar Pawnee chromosome 6, C.illinoinensisPawnee_v1, whole genome shotgun sequence, a single genomic region encodes these proteins:
- the LOC122314068 gene encoding germin-like protein subfamily 1 member 1, with product MKTKCSILLQLFLGVALLLGMAKSDPDPLQDYCIADNKSPQYFFTNGAPCINPDEAESSHFATSVLSKPGNTRNIFGFNVTLTNTVNLPGLNTQGLTLARVDIADNGIVVPHSHPRASEVTICLEGLIHVGFVDTSKRLYTRTLRAGDAFVFPKGLIHYLYNGSPMARAVAVSGLNSQNPGAQLTSVATFTSIPEIPDEVLKKAFQISEPDVIKIRRNLGG from the coding sequence ATGAAAACCAAGTGTTCCATTTTGCTCCAATTATTCCTAGGAGTGGCTCTTCTATTGGGCATGGCTAAATCCGATCCGGATCCACTTCAAGATTACTGTATTGCAGATAACAAAAGCCCACAATATTTCTTCACCAATGGTGCACCCTGCATTAACCCAGATGAAGCAGAATCTTCCCACTTTGCCACATCTGTTCTATCCAAGCCTGGTAATACCAGAAATATATTTGGCTTTAATGTCACGCTGACCAATACCGTTAATTTGCCTGGGCTCAACACCCAGGGCTTGACCCTGGCCCGAGTCGACATAGCAGACAATGGTATTGTCGTGCCGCACTCACATCCGCGAGCTTCAGAAGTAACCATTTGTCTCGAGGGCTTAATTCATGTGGGTTTTGTGGACACTTCCAAACGTCTATATACGCGAACATTACGAGCTGGTGATGCATTCGTGTTTCCAAAAGGTTTGATCCATTATCTTTACAATGGAAGTCCAATGGCCCGGGCGGTGGCCGTGTCTGGGCTTAATAGCCAGAATCCTGGTGCCCAACTTACGTCAGTTGCCACATTCACATCAATACCTGAAATTCCTGATGAAGTGTTGAAAAAGGCGTTTCAAATCAGTGAACCAGATGTCATCAAAATTCGCAGGAACCTTGGAGGTTGA
- the LOC122314067 gene encoding probable galacturonosyltransferase-like 9 has translation MIPTRFSAAVLLFLSLLLPSLCLGIRSIRIRVVDVDEFGVLWLRFAEAPDYRNGADCPVSTDGEFGSSCDASLVHIAMTLDSEYLRGSMAAVHSVLRHASCPEHVFFHFISAEFDPVSPRVLTQLVRSTFPSLNFKVYIFREDVVINLISSSIRQALENPLNYARNYLGDILDRCVERVIYLDSDVIVVDDIRKLWDIPLSGHRVIGAPEYCHANFTKYFTDSFWSDPVLSRVFASRKPCYFNTGVMVMDLSRWREGNYRKRIEKWMELQRKKRIYDLGSLPPFLLVFGGNVEPVHHRWNQHGLGGDNVRGSCRPLHPGPVSLLHWSGKGKPWVRLDAKNPCTLDSLWEPYDLYRANVQKLGFSSPTSSSTLVGNLGYFL, from the coding sequence ATGATTCCTACCCGTTTCAGCGCTGCCGTTTTGCTATTTCTTTCGCTTCTGTTACCGTCCCTTTGCTTGGGCATCCGGTCGATTCGGATTAGAGTGGTCGACGTGGATGAGTTCGGAGTACTATGGCTGCGATTCGCCGAAGCACCGGACTACCGTAACGGAGCGGACTGCCCCGTGTCGACCGACGGGGAATTCGGCTCCTCGTGCGACGCGTCGCTCGTTCACATCGCGATGACTTTGGACTCGGAGTATCTACGTGGCTCCATGGCGGCTGTTCACTCGGTTTTGCGGCACGCTTCCTGCCCGGAGCACGTCTTCTTCCACTTCATTTCGGCCGAGTTCGACCCGGTGAGCCCCCGGGTACTTACCCAACTCGTCCGATCCACGTTCCCTTCCCTCAATTTTAAGGTCTACATATTCCGCGAGGACGTGGTGATCAACCTCATCTCCTCTTCGATTCGCCAAGCTCTCGAGAACCCGTTGAACTATGCCAGGAACTACCTGGGAGACATACTCGATCGCTGCGTCGAGCGGGTCATTTACCTGGACTCGGACGTGATCGTGGTTGACGACATTCGCAAGCTCTGGGACATCCCGCTCAGTGGGCACCGAGTCATCGGCGCGCCCGAGTACTGCCACGCCAACTTCACCAAGTACTTCACCGACTCGTTCTGGTCCGACCCCGTCCTCTCCCGGGTCTTCGCCTCCAGAAAACCCTGCTACTTCAACACGGGCGTGATGGTCATGGACCTGTCAAGGTGGAGAGAGGGGAACTACAGGAAGAGAATCGAGAAGTGGATGGAATtgcagaggaagaagaggatCTACGATCTGGGTTCGCTCCCGCCGTTCTTGCTAGTCTTTGGCGGGAACGTGGAGCCCGTTCATCACAGATGGAACCAACACGGTCTCGGCGGCGACAATGTTAGGGGAAGTTGTCGGCCGCTCCACCCGGGACCGGTCAGTTTGCTGCACTGGAGCGGGAAAGGGAAGCCCTGGGTTCGACTCGATGCCAAGAACCCTTGTACGCTCGATAGTCTTTGGGAGCCGTACGATCTTTACAGAGCAAACGTTCAGAAGTTGGGGTTTTCGTCTCCAACATCGTCTTCGACTTTGGTTGGGAATTTGGGTTATTTCTTATGA